The following coding sequences are from one Cygnus atratus isolate AKBS03 ecotype Queensland, Australia chromosome 15, CAtr_DNAZoo_HiC_assembly, whole genome shotgun sequence window:
- the LOC118249221 gene encoding galanin receptor 2b-like, which produces MMEYEDFTSLAGYRNPSDSYQFSPASVIVPVVFSLIFLLGTVGNSLVLAVLLRNRQMGHNTTNLFILNLSLADFFFIVFCVPFQATIYCLEGWVFGSFICKAVHFFIYLTMYASSFTLAAVSVDRYLAICYPLHSRELRTPCNAVAAMSVIWGLSAVFAGPYLSYYDLIEWEASYICMPGWEEWRRKVMDTSTFAFGYVIPVLVISLSYTRTIKYLWTAVEPLEDMSESKKAKQKVTKMIIIVTILFCLCWLPYHVVILRYLYGDFPFNQATYAFRLLSHCMAYANSCLNPIVYALVSKHFRKGFKKVFSCLLRKKHRNKVHVLHAAPRFEAVSTEVFQMHGDNNR; this is translated from the exons ATGATGGAGTATGAGGACTTCACCAGCTTGGCTGGGTACCGGAACCCCTCTGACAGTTACCAGTTCAGTCCTGCTAGTGTCATTGTCCCTGTGGTTTTCTCCCTCATCTTTCTCCTGGGCACAGTGGGCAATAGCCtggtgctggcagtgctgctgcgcAATAGGCAAATGGGCCACAACACTACCAACCTCTTCATCCTCAACCTCAGCCTGGCTGACTTCTTCTTCATTGTCTTCTGCGTGCCTTTCCAGGCCACCATCTACTGCCTTGAAGGCTGGGTCTTCGGCTCCTTCATCTGCAAGGCTGTCCACTTTTTCATCTACCTCACCATGTATGCCAGCAGCTTCACACTGGCTGCTGTCTCTGTGGACAG GTACCTGGCCATCTGCTACCCGCTGCACTCCCGGGAGCTGCGGACCCCCTGCAATGCCGTGGCTGCCATGTCCGTGATCTGGGGCCTCTCTGCGGTCTTTGCAGGCCCCTACCTAAGCTACTATGACCTGATCGAGTGGGAGGCCAGCTACATCTGCATGCCTGGCTGGGAGGAGTGGAGACGCAAGGTCATGGACACCAGCACGTTTGCCTTCGGCTATGTCATCCCAGTGCTGGTCATCAGCCTCTCCTACACCAGGACCATCAAGTACCTGTGGACAGCAGTGGAACCCCTGGAGGACATGTCAGAGTCCAAGAAGGCCAAACAGAAAGTAACCAAGATGATCATCATTGTAACCATCcttttctgcctgtgctggctgccctACCACGTAGTCATCCTCCGATACCTCTATGGAGACTTCCCCTTCAACCAGGCCACCTACGCCTTCCGCCTGCTTTCCCACTGCATGGCCTATGCCAACTCCTGCCTCAACCCCATCGTCTACGCCTTGGTCTCCAAGCACTTCCGTAAGGGCTTCAAAAAAGTCTTCAGCTGCCTCCTGAGGAAAAAGCACCGCAACAAGGTGCACGTGCTGCACGCTGCGCCTCGCTTCGAGGCAGTATCGACAGAAGTGTTCCAGATGCATGGGGACAACAACCGCTGA